The following proteins come from a genomic window of Corallococcus sp. NCRR:
- a CDS encoding ABC transporter permease, whose product MLLHEVRRTLRSMAREKLFTAVVVLTLALTIGATTAVFSVVYPVLWQPLPYPEAEQLVRLFQATTPGAGAGPHKDRTRVSLPVWNAWREGARSFSGIEGVRVVKQLLDGAGLEARLTVGRASAGLMPLLGVRPALGRLWGTEAEVPGRDRELVLTHALWQRLYGADPAVLGQSLLLDGMSHVIVGVLPEDFRFEPEVEAWKPLSMDALQDRGNTLRVVGRMRPGVSLEQARGELLPLTLAAADVPGEPRVGVHVEPLHAYFVEQSLSQLQIAAGAAVLLLLLGCSNLTNLLLARGSARMHELSVRLALGATRWQLVRQVFVESAVRAAFGGVGGWLLALWGRGLLTLFIPGWFVSGPGLEPGLLGIVAAVSLVTAVLVGVLPALHASRGEARAVLAPMMRGGRGATSLGRARSALVVVQLALALVPLVGAGLLLRTLWKLQAVPLGFEPERVTVAEVFFPLEQFPDEARAADLAQALTARLETLPGVDAAGLTAALPFSGEVWRENVGFHIAGTPPPSGTPPRAGYVPASAGAFRAMGIALKQGRLMDAGDTAEHPPVVVVSEAFARRYLPGQNPVGVRLQLERDAAPREVIGVVGDVPMEHVSVAPSGDLYVPLGQDMRKGLNLAVKSSLPAPRLLALLREEVRAADPNLRLLNVRPLDRVVEASSARVRVMGRLLVAFALLGGVLASVGLYGLLAFWVTQRTRELGIRSALGATPRGLLRLVMTQGLRLTGLGLAVGLLGAGLLARALSAMLYGITPHDPLIFVGASALLFLTALAASWVPAVAATRISPAEALKQDA is encoded by the coding sequence ATGCTCTTGCACGAAGTCCGGCGCACGTTGCGCTCGATGGCCCGGGAGAAGCTCTTCACCGCGGTCGTCGTGTTGACGCTCGCGCTCACCATCGGCGCGACCACGGCGGTCTTCAGCGTCGTGTACCCGGTGCTCTGGCAGCCCCTGCCCTATCCGGAGGCGGAGCAGTTGGTCCGCCTCTTCCAGGCGACGACGCCGGGCGCGGGGGCCGGGCCGCACAAGGACCGCACCCGCGTGAGCCTGCCCGTGTGGAACGCCTGGCGGGAGGGGGCCCGGAGCTTCTCCGGCATCGAGGGCGTGCGGGTGGTGAAGCAGTTGCTGGACGGCGCGGGGTTGGAGGCGCGGCTGACCGTGGGACGCGCCTCCGCGGGGCTGATGCCGCTGCTGGGCGTGCGGCCCGCCCTGGGGCGGCTCTGGGGGACGGAAGCAGAGGTCCCCGGCCGCGACCGCGAGCTGGTGCTGACCCATGCGCTGTGGCAGCGGCTGTATGGGGCGGACCCCGCCGTCCTGGGCCAGAGCCTCCTGCTGGACGGCATGTCGCACGTCATCGTGGGCGTGCTGCCGGAAGACTTCCGCTTCGAGCCAGAGGTGGAGGCGTGGAAGCCCCTGTCGATGGATGCGCTCCAGGACCGGGGCAACACGCTGCGCGTCGTGGGCCGGATGCGTCCGGGCGTCTCCCTGGAGCAGGCCCGGGGTGAACTGCTTCCGCTCACGCTCGCCGCGGCGGACGTCCCGGGAGAACCACGGGTGGGGGTGCACGTGGAGCCCCTCCACGCGTACTTCGTCGAGCAATCCCTGTCCCAGCTCCAGATCGCGGCCGGGGCGGCGGTGCTGCTGTTGCTGTTGGGCTGCTCGAACCTCACGAACCTGCTGCTCGCGCGGGGCAGCGCGCGGATGCACGAGCTGTCGGTGCGCCTGGCGCTGGGCGCGACCCGGTGGCAGTTGGTCCGGCAGGTGTTCGTGGAGAGCGCGGTCCGGGCCGCGTTCGGCGGCGTGGGCGGGTGGCTGCTCGCGCTCTGGGGGCGGGGACTCCTCACCCTCTTCATTCCAGGCTGGTTCGTGTCTGGGCCGGGGCTCGAGCCAGGCCTGCTCGGCATCGTCGCGGCCGTGTCGCTGGTGACGGCGGTGCTGGTGGGGGTGCTGCCCGCGCTTCATGCCTCGCGCGGAGAGGCCCGGGCCGTGCTCGCGCCGATGATGCGCGGAGGGCGCGGCGCGACGTCCCTGGGCCGGGCGCGCTCGGCGCTGGTCGTCGTGCAACTGGCCCTGGCGCTGGTGCCGCTGGTGGGCGCGGGGCTCCTGCTGCGCACGCTGTGGAAGCTCCAGGCCGTACCGCTGGGCTTCGAGCCCGAGCGCGTCACGGTCGCGGAGGTGTTCTTCCCGCTGGAGCAGTTCCCCGACGAGGCCCGGGCCGCGGACCTGGCCCAGGCGCTCACCGCGCGGCTGGAGACGCTCCCCGGCGTGGACGCGGCCGGGCTCACCGCGGCGCTCCCCTTCTCCGGTGAGGTCTGGCGCGAAAACGTGGGCTTCCACATCGCGGGGACGCCACCCCCATCCGGGACGCCTCCCCGAGCCGGCTACGTGCCGGCCAGCGCGGGCGCGTTCCGGGCCATGGGCATCGCCTTGAAGCAGGGCCGCCTCATGGACGCTGGCGACACAGCGGAGCATCCTCCCGTGGTGGTCGTGAGCGAGGCCTTCGCGCGCCGGTACCTCCCGGGCCAGAACCCGGTGGGGGTCCGGCTCCAACTGGAAAGGGACGCCGCGCCCCGGGAAGTCATTGGCGTCGTGGGGGACGTGCCCATGGAGCACGTCTCGGTGGCGCCTTCCGGGGACCTCTACGTCCCGCTGGGCCAGGACATGCGCAAGGGCCTGAACCTGGCGGTGAAGTCCTCACTGCCGGCGCCCCGACTGCTGGCGCTGCTGCGGGAGGAGGTCCGCGCGGCGGATCCGAACCTGCGGCTGCTCAACGTCCGGCCGCTGGACCGCGTGGTGGAGGCCAGCTCCGCCCGGGTCAGGGTGATGGGCCGGCTGCTGGTGGCCTTCGCGCTGCTGGGCGGAGTGCTGGCCTCGGTGGGGTTGTATGGATTGCTGGCCTTCTGGGTGACGCAGCGGACCCGGGAGCTGGGCATCCGGAGCGCGCTGGGTGCGACACCCCGGGGACTGCTCCGGCTGGTCATGACCCAGGGGCTGCGGCTCACCGGGCTGGGGCTCGCCGTGGGGCTGCTGGGCGCGGGGCTGCTGGCCCGCGCGCTCTCCGCGATGCTGTATGGCATCACGCCCCACGACCCGCTCATCTTCGTGGGAGCGTCCGCGCTGCTCTTCCTCACCGCGCTGGCGGCAAGCTGGGTTCCCGCCGTCGCCGCCACCCGCATCTCTCCGGCCGAGGCCCTCAAGCAGGACGCATGA
- a CDS encoding thiamine pyrophosphate-requiring protein encodes MSATVSDYLVYRLIQWGVRRIYGYPGDGINGVLGALRRNSEMKFVQVRHEEMAAFAACAHAKFTGEVGVCMATSGPGAVHLLNGLYDAKLDHQPVVAIVGQQARTALGGHYQQEVDLTTLFKDVASEYITMVTEPSAVRHALDRAVRIARCERTVTCLVLPNDLQELPYDPPARKHGTVHSSVGYASPRVIPQDADLRRAADVLNAGKKVAMLVGAGALDAADEVLEVADRLGAGVSKALLGKAVLPDALPFVTGSLGLLGTKPSWDLMQECDTLLMVGTSFPYSEFLPPAGQARGVQIDLDGRMLSIRYPMEVGLVGDAKETLRALIPQLKRKEDRSWREGVEKGVARWWKVLEARAMTDANPLNPQRVFWELSPKLPADVILTADSGSSTNWFARDLKVRQGMMASLSGNLATMGCGVPYALGAKFAFPHRPVLAVVGDGAMQMNGNAELITVAKYWKEWKDPRLIVLVLNNRDLNQVTWEQRVMVGDPKYAASQDLPDFPYAKYAESLGLKGLRVDRPDRVAAAWDEALAADRPVVFEAYTDPDVPPLPPHITLEQAKMFASAVVKGDADAGGFLKQSMKEVVETLLPHKGNKS; translated from the coding sequence ATGAGCGCCACCGTCAGCGACTACCTCGTCTACCGCCTCATCCAGTGGGGCGTGCGCCGCATCTATGGCTACCCGGGCGACGGCATCAATGGCGTGCTGGGCGCGCTGAGACGCAACTCCGAGATGAAGTTCGTGCAGGTCCGCCACGAGGAGATGGCCGCCTTCGCCGCCTGCGCGCACGCGAAGTTCACCGGCGAGGTGGGCGTGTGCATGGCCACCTCCGGCCCGGGGGCCGTCCACCTGCTCAACGGCCTCTACGACGCGAAGCTGGACCACCAGCCCGTGGTGGCCATCGTCGGGCAGCAGGCCCGCACGGCCCTGGGCGGCCACTACCAGCAGGAGGTGGACCTCACCACGCTCTTCAAGGACGTGGCCAGCGAGTACATCACCATGGTGACCGAGCCCTCCGCCGTCCGCCACGCGCTGGACCGCGCCGTGAGGATCGCCCGGTGCGAGCGCACCGTGACGTGTCTGGTGTTGCCCAACGACCTGCAGGAGCTGCCCTACGACCCCCCCGCGCGCAAGCACGGCACCGTGCACTCCAGCGTGGGCTACGCGTCCCCCCGGGTGATTCCCCAGGACGCGGACCTGCGGCGCGCCGCGGACGTCCTCAACGCCGGCAAGAAGGTCGCGATGCTGGTGGGCGCGGGCGCCCTCGACGCGGCGGACGAGGTGCTGGAGGTCGCGGACCGGCTGGGCGCGGGCGTCTCCAAGGCGCTGTTGGGCAAGGCGGTGCTGCCGGACGCGCTGCCCTTCGTGACGGGCTCCCTCGGCCTGTTGGGCACGAAGCCCAGCTGGGACCTGATGCAGGAGTGCGACACGCTGCTGATGGTGGGGACCAGCTTCCCCTACTCGGAGTTCCTCCCGCCGGCGGGCCAGGCGCGCGGCGTTCAAATCGACCTGGACGGCCGGATGCTCTCCATCCGCTACCCCATGGAGGTGGGGCTCGTCGGCGACGCGAAGGAGACGCTGCGCGCGCTGATTCCCCAGCTCAAGCGCAAGGAGGACCGGAGCTGGCGCGAGGGCGTGGAGAAGGGCGTGGCGCGCTGGTGGAAGGTGCTGGAGGCGCGCGCCATGACGGACGCGAACCCCCTCAACCCGCAGCGCGTGTTCTGGGAGCTGTCCCCGAAGCTGCCCGCGGACGTCATCCTCACGGCGGACTCGGGCAGCTCCACCAACTGGTTCGCGCGCGACCTGAAGGTGCGCCAGGGGATGATGGCGTCCCTGTCCGGCAACCTGGCCACCATGGGCTGCGGCGTGCCGTACGCCCTGGGCGCGAAGTTCGCCTTCCCGCACCGCCCGGTGCTCGCGGTGGTGGGCGACGGCGCCATGCAGATGAATGGCAACGCGGAGCTCATCACCGTGGCGAAGTACTGGAAGGAGTGGAAGGACCCGCGCCTCATCGTCCTGGTGCTCAACAACCGCGACCTGAACCAGGTGACGTGGGAGCAGCGGGTGATGGTCGGCGACCCGAAGTACGCCGCGTCGCAGGACCTGCCGGACTTCCCCTACGCGAAGTACGCCGAGTCCCTGGGCCTCAAGGGCCTCCGCGTGGACCGGCCGGACCGCGTCGCCGCCGCGTGGGATGAAGCGCTGGCCGCGGACCGGCCCGTCGTCTTCGAGGCCTATACGGACCCGGACGTGCCGCCCCTGCCGCCGCACATCACCCTGGAGCAGGCGAAGATGTTCGCCTCCGCCGTGGTGAAGGGCGACGCGGACGCGGGCGGCTTCCTCAAGCAGTCCATGAAGGAAGTGGTGGAGACCCTGCTCCCCCACAAGGGCAACAAGTCCTGA
- a CDS encoding cation:proton antiporter: protein MMSAAVQWVSDALVALGLFFITAAIIGMYRLPSVLTRVHAAGAVPFGGALVIIGATLATADAWLLLRGLLVAAFLMLTIPSSAHAIAWLAEKRPELADDKTPRRQRGPEDSELEPPSRQ from the coding sequence ATGATGTCCGCCGCGGTGCAGTGGGTGTCCGACGCCCTGGTGGCGCTGGGCCTGTTCTTCATCACCGCCGCCATCATCGGCATGTACCGGCTGCCCTCTGTGCTCACGCGCGTGCACGCGGCGGGCGCGGTGCCCTTCGGCGGGGCGCTGGTCATCATCGGCGCCACGCTGGCGACGGCGGACGCCTGGCTCCTCTTGCGAGGGCTGCTCGTCGCCGCGTTCCTGATGCTCACCATCCCCAGCTCCGCCCACGCCATCGCCTGGCTGGCGGAGAAGCGCCCGGAGCTCGCCGACGACAAGACCCCGCGGCGCCAGCGCGGGCCGGAGGACTCCGAGCTGGAGCCTCCCAGCCGCCAGTAG
- a CDS encoding monovalent cation/H+ antiporter complex subunit F: protein MHETFFTLAIVWMVGLLGAMVLLASRQRSSADMLMSVDTLGLVICAVLALYGATRGEAGYLDAALVLALLSYVQTVAGARYLHHGRTFHDEEDTR, encoded by the coding sequence ATGCACGAGACCTTCTTCACCCTGGCCATCGTGTGGATGGTGGGCCTGCTGGGCGCGATGGTGCTGCTGGCCTCACGCCAGCGCTCCTCGGCGGACATGCTCATGTCCGTGGACACGCTGGGCCTGGTCATCTGCGCGGTGCTGGCGCTGTACGGCGCCACGCGCGGCGAGGCCGGCTACCTGGACGCGGCCCTGGTGCTGGCCCTGCTCTCCTACGTGCAGACGGTGGCCGGCGCCCGCTACCTGCACCACGGCCGCACCTTCCACGACGAAGAGGACACCCGATGA
- a CDS encoding Na+/H+ antiporter subunit E gives MRLHTLAHVPPLTLLYALMVGSFHPVDLALGAVLSLGVMRLFPLAGLPPVLEAREHWRRTLRLPRFGWALAVLVTRSCFQVLAVIFGPADRADHAGVVEYPMGERTARGVQVSSWVLSLAPGTVLLELDWKRRVMRVHALDASDPDKLIRQQDTFYQRYQRAVFP, from the coding sequence ATGAGGCTCCACACCCTCGCGCACGTGCCGCCCCTGACGCTGCTGTACGCGCTGATGGTGGGCAGCTTCCATCCGGTGGACCTCGCGCTGGGCGCGGTGCTGTCCCTGGGCGTGATGCGCCTGTTCCCCCTGGCGGGCCTGCCGCCGGTCCTGGAAGCTCGCGAGCACTGGCGCCGCACGCTGCGCCTGCCCCGCTTCGGCTGGGCCCTGGCCGTGCTGGTGACGCGCAGCTGCTTCCAGGTGCTCGCGGTCATCTTCGGCCCCGCGGACCGCGCGGATCACGCGGGCGTGGTGGAGTACCCCATGGGCGAGCGCACCGCGCGCGGCGTGCAGGTGTCCTCGTGGGTCCTGTCCCTGGCCCCGGGCACGGTGCTGCTGGAGCTGGACTGGAAGCGGCGCGTGATGCGGGTGCACGCGCTGGACGCGTCGGATCCGGACAAGCTGATCCGGCAGCAGGACACCTTCTACCAGCGCTACCAGCGCGCGGTGTTCCCGTAG
- a CDS encoding complex I subunit 5 family protein — protein MPLWGPLLLPWVLGTVLAFLDGRRAWVAWLAIVGLAGTLVCTAWLLPQAWGAQAPQFVTGDWPVGVGIRLRADQLSIVFALVSTAVLLGTLVYEHVAGGITSRSFPSLVVFMGAGLTGVFFTSDAFNFYVFFELAMTAAFGLASYGEKPRNLRAAFTFVVVNLMGSTLFLTAVVMLYLTTGTLDMLSIIAWGQAGPPFALLVPGTLLLCAFGVKLGFFPFHFWAPAVYRDAGPTVAALLAGALANIGSYGLLRFGVDVLPQVLAQARPLLEILGAASILYGSILALSRRDTREVLAYASISQAGLIIAALSLEGREGLCAAVALALAGSVDKTALFLAQDRGGERARRAYSVAAFSTAGVPPTAGFWSKAWLLRAALEQGHVWLAGLVVLASALSLLALFRAYQRERWLREGAALHRGTGAVVYALSLALIVVGLWPEPLLRAGRDAIQGLGSLP, from the coding sequence ATGCCGCTCTGGGGTCCGCTGCTGCTGCCGTGGGTGCTGGGCACGGTGCTGGCGTTCCTGGATGGACGCCGCGCGTGGGTGGCGTGGCTGGCCATCGTGGGGCTCGCGGGCACGCTCGTGTGCACGGCGTGGCTGTTGCCCCAGGCCTGGGGTGCGCAGGCGCCCCAGTTCGTCACGGGAGACTGGCCCGTGGGCGTGGGCATCCGCCTGCGCGCGGATCAGCTGTCCATCGTGTTCGCGCTGGTGTCCACGGCGGTCCTGCTGGGCACGCTCGTGTACGAGCACGTGGCCGGAGGCATCACGTCCCGTAGCTTCCCCTCGCTGGTGGTCTTCATGGGCGCGGGGCTCACGGGGGTGTTCTTCACGTCGGACGCGTTCAACTTCTACGTCTTCTTCGAGCTGGCGATGACGGCCGCCTTCGGGCTGGCGTCGTACGGCGAGAAGCCCCGCAACCTGCGCGCCGCGTTCACCTTCGTGGTGGTGAACCTGATGGGCTCCACGCTGTTCCTCACGGCGGTGGTGATGCTGTACCTGACCACCGGCACGCTGGACATGCTGTCCATCATCGCGTGGGGACAGGCGGGGCCGCCCTTCGCGCTGCTGGTTCCGGGCACGCTGCTGCTCTGCGCGTTCGGGGTGAAGCTGGGCTTCTTCCCGTTCCACTTCTGGGCGCCCGCGGTGTACCGGGACGCGGGCCCCACGGTGGCGGCGCTGCTCGCGGGGGCGCTGGCGAACATCGGCAGCTATGGGCTGCTGCGCTTCGGGGTGGACGTGCTGCCGCAGGTGCTGGCGCAGGCCCGGCCGCTGCTGGAGATACTGGGCGCGGCGAGCATCCTCTACGGCTCCATCCTCGCGCTCTCCCGGCGGGACACGCGCGAGGTGCTCGCGTACGCGTCCATTTCACAAGCGGGGCTCATCATCGCCGCGCTGAGCCTGGAGGGCCGCGAGGGCCTGTGCGCGGCCGTGGCGCTGGCGCTGGCGGGCTCCGTGGACAAGACGGCGCTGTTCCTGGCGCAGGACCGGGGCGGCGAGCGGGCGCGCCGCGCCTACTCGGTGGCGGCCTTCAGCACGGCGGGGGTGCCGCCCACCGCGGGCTTCTGGTCCAAGGCCTGGCTCTTGCGAGCGGCGCTGGAGCAGGGGCATGTCTGGCTCGCGGGGTTGGTGGTGCTGGCGAGCGCCCTGTCGCTGCTGGCCCTCTTCCGCGCCTACCAGCGCGAGCGCTGGTTGAGGGAGGGCGCGGCCCTGCACCGGGGCACGGGCGCCGTGGTGTACGCGCTGTCCCTGGCGCTCATCGTCGTGGGCCTCTGGCCGGAGCCGCTCCTGCGCGCCGGACGCGACGCCATCCAGGGCCTGGGGTCGCTGCCATGA
- a CDS encoding sodium:proton antiporter gives MILIASLVVGLLFACGVRMVLERELVRVACGTVLITNSSVLLILAGSFPERGEALSVKPGWPVTDPVLQSLALTAIVIGFAVSALLLTLVHRTQRAHGSLRTDRLVEAELKRVHAVEQEEDP, from the coding sequence ATGATCCTCATCGCGTCCCTGGTGGTGGGCCTGCTGTTCGCGTGCGGCGTGCGCATGGTGCTGGAGCGCGAGCTGGTGCGTGTGGCGTGCGGCACGGTGCTCATCACCAACTCCAGCGTCCTGCTCATCCTGGCGGGCTCGTTCCCGGAGCGGGGCGAGGCGCTGAGCGTGAAGCCCGGCTGGCCGGTGACGGACCCGGTGCTCCAGTCGCTGGCGCTCACGGCCATCGTCATTGGCTTCGCGGTGTCCGCGCTGCTGCTCACGCTGGTGCACCGCACGCAGCGGGCGCACGGCTCGCTGCGCACGGACCGGCTGGTGGAAGCGGAGCTCAAGCGCGTGCACGCCGTGGAGCAGGAGGAGGACCCCTGA
- a CDS encoding MnhB domain-containing protein — MISFVPPLSRLLLWPSLIIALSLWLKGGASVGGGFPAGALAGLAVLLQYVTVGREQARRYVAVRYAAPLAGVGLVLVVGTAFLPVLAGYTPMSLFPRPDQPELGVGGLHLHTALIFEGGLMLIVFGLVVTVIDRFALRTGSEEESGP; from the coding sequence ATGATCTCCTTCGTCCCACCCCTGTCGCGCCTCCTGCTGTGGCCGTCGTTGATCATCGCGCTGTCGCTCTGGCTGAAGGGCGGCGCGTCGGTGGGCGGCGGCTTCCCGGCCGGGGCGCTCGCGGGGCTCGCGGTGCTGCTCCAGTACGTGACGGTGGGCCGGGAACAGGCCCGGCGCTACGTGGCGGTGCGGTACGCGGCGCCGCTGGCGGGCGTGGGGCTCGTGCTCGTGGTGGGCACCGCGTTCCTGCCCGTGCTCGCGGGCTACACGCCCATGAGCCTCTTCCCCCGGCCGGACCAGCCGGAGCTGGGCGTGGGAGGCCTCCACCTGCACACCGCGCTCATCTTCGAGGGAGGGCTGATGCTCATCGTCTTCGGGCTGGTGGTCACCGTCATCGACCGCTTCGCCCTGCGCACCGGTTCGGAGGAGGAGTCCGGGCCATGA
- the mbhE gene encoding hydrogen gas-evolving membrane-bound hydrogenase subunit E encodes MPLLLPILLALACAPLAYVAGRWRPGAAAWMGAAGALAAMGALVHEWTTQAPTRLVLPWAPSWGLSLEFTRDGLSGLYAAMALGIGALVVLYSRAYMPHHLHEEGRPARDEVRFQGLILAFMAAMVLLVTVDDLLLLFVALDLTTIISYLLIGFDREDPESRAAALLSLVLTGATSVVFFAGAMTLGLQYGTFSLPLVFERAAQSPASTGALVCLAVGALGKSAQVPFHFWLPRAMAAPTPVSSYLHSAAMVAAGVFLLQRLYPLFAPATDVRHGLLAIGFLSLGMGSLMALVADPFKRVLAYSTIAQYGYALVLVALGSEGAPLYVAAHAPCKAALFLTAGAVTQVTGKKKLSEVGGLRHPLPVLAGASAVAAAGLAALPLTVGFFKDEVFFHALAKEGPVFMAAGLVGAGMTLAYTLRLWWGLFGGPRQAAPAAPPLLVAPVVVLAAAILLGGVLPGLLVAPSRAAAEAMRGEPSTLELAYHLDARAENLLAVGAWVLGALLFATRRAWTPGLSRVLEGASHVGAERGYRLLLLQLDRLSTWLHEKEVRDLRDRVASVLVPTGLLGLAVLGVTPLRDRFKVGPVGWADITLVMALAFASAAALATLRARGHLRLVLLISCVGFSLAMVFAFAAAPDVALTSVLVETTFTLLFAGLLALLPQGRLQRAQDESQKPRGRDRLAAAVAGASAFLLSWSALSHLHVDRVGARTVQLAKEAHSPNVVAAVLTDFRGLDTVGEMTVVVAALLGVTSLLSLRGKR; translated from the coding sequence ATGCCCCTCCTCCTGCCCATCCTCCTGGCCCTGGCGTGCGCGCCGCTCGCCTATGTCGCGGGCCGGTGGCGCCCGGGCGCCGCGGCGTGGATGGGCGCCGCGGGCGCGCTCGCCGCGATGGGGGCGCTGGTCCATGAATGGACGACGCAGGCGCCCACGCGCCTCGTGCTCCCGTGGGCCCCCTCCTGGGGCCTGTCGCTGGAGTTCACCCGCGACGGCCTGTCCGGCCTCTATGCCGCGATGGCGCTCGGCATCGGCGCGCTCGTGGTCCTGTACTCGCGCGCGTACATGCCGCACCACCTCCACGAGGAGGGCCGCCCCGCGCGCGACGAGGTGCGCTTCCAGGGGCTCATCCTCGCGTTCATGGCCGCCATGGTGCTGCTCGTCACCGTGGATGACCTGCTGCTGCTCTTCGTGGCGCTGGACCTCACCACCATCATCTCCTACCTGCTCATCGGCTTCGACCGCGAGGACCCCGAGTCGCGCGCCGCCGCGCTCCTGTCGCTCGTGCTCACCGGCGCCACCTCCGTCGTCTTCTTCGCGGGCGCCATGACGCTGGGCCTCCAGTACGGGACCTTCTCCCTGCCGCTCGTCTTCGAGCGCGCCGCGCAGTCCCCCGCGTCCACCGGCGCCCTGGTCTGCCTGGCCGTGGGCGCGCTGGGCAAGAGCGCGCAGGTGCCGTTCCACTTCTGGCTGCCTCGCGCCATGGCCGCGCCCACGCCCGTGTCCTCGTACCTGCACTCGGCCGCGATGGTCGCCGCGGGCGTCTTCCTCCTCCAGCGCCTCTACCCCCTGTTCGCCCCCGCCACGGACGTGCGCCACGGCCTGCTCGCCATCGGCTTCCTGTCCCTGGGCATGGGCAGCCTGATGGCCCTGGTGGCGGATCCGTTCAAGCGCGTGCTCGCGTACTCCACCATCGCGCAGTACGGCTACGCGCTGGTGCTGGTGGCGCTGGGTTCGGAGGGCGCGCCGCTCTACGTGGCGGCCCACGCGCCGTGCAAGGCCGCCCTGTTCCTCACCGCGGGCGCCGTCACCCAGGTCACCGGGAAGAAGAAGCTGTCCGAGGTCGGAGGCCTGCGCCACCCGCTCCCCGTGCTCGCGGGCGCCAGCGCCGTCGCGGCGGCGGGGCTCGCCGCGCTGCCCCTCACCGTGGGCTTCTTCAAGGACGAGGTCTTCTTCCACGCGCTCGCGAAGGAGGGCCCCGTGTTCATGGCGGCCGGGCTCGTGGGCGCGGGCATGACGCTCGCGTACACGCTGCGCCTGTGGTGGGGCCTCTTCGGCGGGCCGCGCCAGGCCGCGCCCGCCGCGCCCCCATTGCTCGTGGCCCCCGTCGTCGTGCTCGCCGCGGCCATCCTGCTGGGCGGCGTGCTGCCGGGGCTCCTCGTCGCGCCCTCCCGCGCCGCCGCGGAGGCGATGCGCGGCGAGCCCTCCACGCTGGAGCTCGCGTACCACCTGGACGCGCGCGCGGAGAACCTGCTCGCCGTGGGGGCCTGGGTCCTGGGCGCGCTGCTCTTCGCCACGCGCCGGGCGTGGACGCCCGGGCTCTCCCGCGTGCTGGAAGGCGCGTCCCACGTGGGCGCCGAGCGGGGCTACCGCCTGCTGCTGCTCCAGTTGGACCGGCTGTCCACGTGGCTGCACGAGAAGGAGGTGCGCGACCTGCGCGACCGCGTGGCCTCCGTGCTGGTGCCCACGGGGCTCTTGGGCCTGGCGGTGCTGGGCGTGACGCCGCTGCGCGACCGCTTCAAGGTGGGCCCCGTGGGGTGGGCGGACATCACGCTGGTGATGGCGCTCGCCTTCGCCTCCGCCGCCGCGCTGGCCACGTTGCGCGCCAGGGGCCACCTGCGGCTGGTGCTGCTCATCTCCTGCGTGGGCTTCAGCCTGGCCATGGTGTTCGCCTTCGCCGCCGCGCCCGACGTGGCCCTCACCTCCGTGCTGGTGGAGACCACCTTCACGCTGCTCTTCGCGGGCCTGCTGGCCCTCCTCCCCCAAGGCCGCCTCCAGCGCGCCCAGGACGAGTCCCAGAAACCCCGCGGACGCGACCGCCTGGCCGCGGCCGTCGCCGGCGCGAGCGCCTTCCTCCTGAGCTGGAGCGCCCTGTCCCATCTCCACGTCGACCGCGTGGGCGCGCGCACGGTGCAGCTGGCGAAGGAAGCGCACTCGCCCAACGTCGTCGCCGCGGTGCTCACGGACTTCCGGGGCCTGGACACGGTGGGTGAGATGACCGTGGTGGTCGCGGCGCTGCTGGGCGTCACCAGCCTCTTGAGCCTGAGAGGGAAGCGATGA
- a CDS encoding DUF4276 family protein, with translation MVKEIRLYIEGGGTSADGKALLRHGFRQFFDASVTLGQKSRVRWAFVMCGSRGEAFHAFRHALKNHASAVNILLVDSEGPVTGTPWEHLATRDPSWRRPGEASADSCHLMVQTVEAWLMADPKALQGFYGQGFSLASLPKTTNVEHIAKDTLESSLKKATQGTRKGEYHKVRHCSELLKQVDSAQVRARAPHCDRLFSVLEKLLT, from the coding sequence ATGGTGAAGGAGATACGGCTCTACATCGAGGGCGGAGGAACGTCCGCGGATGGCAAGGCCCTTCTACGCCACGGCTTCAGGCAATTCTTCGATGCGTCCGTGACACTTGGCCAGAAGAGCCGTGTCCGGTGGGCTTTCGTCATGTGCGGTTCGCGTGGCGAGGCATTCCATGCGTTCAGGCACGCGCTCAAGAATCATGCGTCCGCGGTCAACATCCTCCTCGTTGATTCCGAAGGACCTGTGACAGGCACTCCATGGGAGCACCTCGCGACCCGCGACCCATCATGGAGGCGGCCTGGAGAGGCTTCGGCGGACTCCTGCCACTTGATGGTCCAAACCGTCGAGGCGTGGCTCATGGCCGACCCGAAGGCCCTCCAGGGTTTCTACGGTCAGGGCTTCTCGCTCGCGAGCCTGCCCAAGACAACCAACGTGGAGCACATCGCCAAGGACACCCTGGAGTCCTCGCTGAAGAAGGCGACTCAAGGGACGCGGAAGGGCGAGTACCACAAGGTCCGCCACTGCTCGGAGCTGCTCAAGCAGGTGGACTCCGCGCAGGTTCGCGCCCGGGCGCCGCACTGCGACCGGTTGTTCTCCGTGCTCGAGAAGCTGCTGACCTGA